A genomic region of Candidatus Hydrogenedentota bacterium contains the following coding sequences:
- a CDS encoding galactose mutarotase, which translates to MLWACGLLVAAGAEGSAMGIQVAPYGETKDGGAVSQYTLTNANGLKAVLIDYGATLVSLETPDREGNFANITLGCPNLQSYEENSPYFGCVAGRCANRIALGKFTLDGTEYTLATNNPPNHLHGGEKGFDKKVWTSEGFTTAQGVGVKFTYQSADMEEGYPGNLLSTVKYTLGNDNSLSFEYEATTDKPTVVNLTQHSYWNLGGHGAGTILDHVLKLHASRYTPADETLIPTGEIAPVADTPFDFTAPAAIGARIDQVEGGYDLNFVLDESPEPLKPAARVSDPKTGRVMEIYTTEPGIQFYSGNFLDGSFEGLDGVIYPKHSGFCLETQHFPDSINKPEWPSVVLRPGEVYRHHTVHRFSAE; encoded by the coding sequence ATGCTGTGGGCTTGCGGTCTGTTGGTGGCTGCCGGCGCGGAAGGGTCGGCCATGGGAATTCAGGTGGCGCCGTATGGCGAAACGAAGGATGGCGGGGCCGTATCGCAGTACACATTGACCAACGCGAACGGGCTGAAGGCGGTGTTGATCGACTATGGCGCGACGCTGGTGTCGCTGGAGACGCCGGATCGGGAAGGCAACTTCGCCAACATCACGCTGGGCTGCCCGAATCTCCAGAGCTACGAGGAAAACAGCCCGTATTTTGGCTGCGTGGCGGGCCGTTGCGCCAACCGCATCGCCCTGGGGAAGTTCACGCTGGACGGGACCGAGTACACCCTGGCCACGAACAATCCGCCGAACCACCTTCACGGGGGGGAGAAGGGATTCGACAAGAAAGTCTGGACGTCGGAGGGCTTCACGACGGCGCAGGGCGTGGGTGTGAAATTCACGTACCAGAGCGCCGACATGGAGGAGGGGTATCCCGGCAACCTTCTGAGCACGGTGAAGTACACGCTCGGAAACGACAATTCGTTGAGTTTTGAATACGAGGCGACGACGGACAAGCCGACGGTGGTGAATCTCACGCAGCACAGCTACTGGAACCTGGGCGGCCACGGCGCGGGGACGATCCTGGATCACGTCCTGAAGTTGCACGCCAGCCGCTACACGCCGGCGGACGAAACGCTGATCCCCACCGGTGAGATTGCGCCGGTCGCGGACACACCCTTTGATTTTACGGCGCCGGCGGCGATCGGCGCGCGGATCGACCAGGTGGAGGGGGGCTACGATCTGAACTTCGTGCTTGACGAATCGCCCGAGCCGCTCAAGCCCGCCGCGCGGGTCTCCGATCCGAAGACGGGCCGCGTGATGGAGATTTACACGACGGAGCCCGGCATCCAATTCTACTCCGGAAACTTCCTCGACGGCAGCTTTGAGGGTCTGGACGGGGTGATTTACCCGAAGCACAGCGGGTTCTGCCTGGAGACGCAGCATTTTCCGGACAGCATCAACAAGCCCGAGTGGCCGTCGGTTGTGTTGCGCCCCGGCGAGGTCTACCGCCACCACACCGTGCACCGCTTCTCCGCCGAATAG
- a CDS encoding Rrf2 family transcriptional regulator, translating to MNISARCEYACRAAVELGLRHGAQTTMTSQDIAERRSIPEKYLVHILLQLKRSGIVRSVRGAQGGYLLARPPEDVRLLDIVEAIDGPTLDPLPVDDPHSDALKRAWEEVADRIRAVLAETTVRNLMEKASNIDMYYI from the coding sequence ATGAATATATCCGCACGATGTGAATACGCCTGCCGGGCGGCGGTGGAGTTGGGACTCCGCCATGGCGCGCAAACCACCATGACCTCGCAGGACATCGCCGAGCGGCGGAGCATCCCGGAGAAATACCTGGTCCACATCCTGCTCCAGCTCAAGCGCTCCGGCATCGTGCGCAGCGTGCGCGGCGCCCAGGGCGGCTACCTCCTGGCCCGCCCGCCGGAGGACGTCCGCCTGCTCGACATCGTCGAAGCCATTGACGGCCCCACCCTGGACCCCCTCCCCGTGGACGATCCGCACAGCGACGCGCTCAAGCGCGCCTGGGAGGAGGTCGCCGATCGTATCCGCGCCGTCCTCGCCGAAACCACCGTGCGCAATCTCATGGAAAAGGCGTCGAACATCGACATGTACTACATCTGA
- a CDS encoding response regulator yields MQGESVLVVDDDPVNRMTIQQLIRRRNDFKILEAVDGKSALDFAQADPGLAAILLDVQMPDISGIEVCRLLKHNPRTRAVPIILISAVHTDDTSIAEGLEAGADGYLTKPVAENMLNAWLNAVTRINALNRALAENAGGAPGGQVELLADMAQLSHNINNPLQAIMATSDLLDLDYEADARVREAVRQIQDSAERIAQLVGQVSQRAKAVRQAGGQY; encoded by the coding sequence ATGCAGGGCGAGTCAGTTCTGGTCGTGGACGACGACCCGGTGAACCGGATGACCATACAGCAGCTGATACGGCGCCGGAACGACTTCAAGATTCTGGAAGCCGTGGACGGCAAGTCGGCCCTGGATTTTGCGCAGGCGGATCCGGGCCTTGCGGCGATTCTGTTGGACGTTCAAATGCCCGATATTTCCGGGATCGAGGTGTGCCGGCTTCTGAAGCACAACCCGCGCACCCGCGCGGTGCCGATAATCCTGATTTCCGCCGTGCACACGGATGATACGAGTATTGCGGAGGGTCTGGAAGCGGGAGCCGACGGGTATCTGACGAAACCGGTTGCGGAGAATATGCTTAACGCGTGGCTTAATGCGGTCACGCGGATCAACGCGCTGAACCGGGCGCTCGCGGAGAACGCCGGCGGGGCCCCGGGCGGCCAGGTTGAGTTGCTCGCGGACATGGCCCAGCTTTCCCACAACATCAACAATCCCCTGCAAGCCATCATGGCGACGAGCGACCTGCTCGACCTGGACTACGAAGCCGACGCGCGCGTCCGCGAGGCGGTGCGCCAGATCCAAGACAGCGCCGAGAGAATCGCGCAGCTTGTTGGCCAGGTGAGCCAGCGCGCGAAGGCGGTGCGCCAGGCGGGCGGGCAATACTGA
- a CDS encoding glycosyltransferase family 2 protein produces the protein MENQPNTALPGAVAVIPCYNAGGRVRPVAEGVLSRLPNLIVVDDGSTDGSIASLEGLTFQLVRLPENRGKGHALLAGFRAALADPAMDCVCALDADGQHDPAEIPRLVGAFRETGADLVIGSRVFDGAHVPWRSRFGNTLTVTVTAWLLGRRLPDTQCGFRVLSRAFIEDIVASVDGGRYETEMAIIVKAIREDWRIESVPIQTIYEKGNASSHFRKIQDSYRIYRRLIGAARMRPRNSR, from the coding sequence TTGGAAAACCAGCCCAACACCGCGCTTCCGGGGGCCGTTGCCGTCATTCCCTGCTACAACGCCGGCGGCCGGGTGCGTCCGGTTGCCGAGGGGGTGCTTTCGCGTCTGCCGAACCTGATCGTGGTTGATGATGGATCCACCGATGGGTCGATTGCCTCGCTTGAGGGACTCACGTTCCAGCTGGTGCGTTTGCCCGAGAATCGGGGCAAGGGGCATGCGTTGCTTGCGGGCTTTCGGGCCGCGCTGGCGGATCCGGCGATGGACTGCGTTTGCGCGCTTGACGCGGACGGGCAGCATGACCCCGCGGAGATTCCGCGGCTGGTGGGGGCCTTCCGGGAGACCGGCGCGGACCTGGTCATCGGCAGCCGTGTGTTCGACGGCGCACACGTGCCGTGGCGGAGCCGGTTTGGCAATACGTTGACGGTGACGGTCACCGCGTGGCTACTGGGGCGCCGCCTGCCGGATACCCAGTGCGGCTTCCGGGTGCTGTCGCGCGCCTTTATTGAAGACATCGTCGCGTCGGTCGATGGCGGGCGTTACGAAACCGAAATGGCGATCATTGTGAAGGCCATCCGGGAAGACTGGCGCATCGAATCCGTGCCCATTCAAACCATCTACGAGAAGGGGAACGCGTCGTCGCACTTCCGTAAAATTCAGGACTCGTACCGGATCTACCGGCGATTGATTGGCGCGGCGCGCATGCGTCCCCGAAACTCCCGTTGA